ATCGGCCTCGAGTTGGGGCTCGTGTACGCCGGGCTGGGCGCGAAGGTGACGGTGGTCGAGATGCTGCCGCAGATCCTCACCGGCATGGATCCCGACCTCGCCCGCGTCGTCGCACGGCGGTGCGCCAAGCGCTTCGAGCGCATCCTCCTGGACACGCGTGTGGAGAACGTCGAGCGTTCCGGGAATCGGTTCCGCGTCGCGGTCAAGACCTCCGACGGGGACGAAACGCTGGAGTGCGACCGGGTGCTGGTCGCCGTCGGCCGGCGACCGAACACCGACGACCTCGGGCTGGACAAGGCGGGCGTGAAGGTGCGCGGCGACGGATTCATCGAGATCGACGAGCTGTGCCGGACATCGGCACCCCACATCATGGCCATCGGCGACGTCACTCCCGGACCGATGCTGGCGCACCGCGCCAGCCGGCAGGGCAAGGTCGCCGCCGAGGTCCTCGCCGGCGAGCCGGCTGCCTTCGACAATCGAGCGGTTCCCGCCGTCGTCTTCGTGGAGCCCGAGGTAGCCTGGGTGGGGCTCACCGAGTCGGCCGCGCGGGAAGCGGGGCGCGAGGTCGTCGTGGGGCGCTTCCCGCTCACCGCGCTCGGACGGGCGCGGACCATGGGGAGCACCGACGGAATGGCCAAGATCCTCTCCGAGCCCGGTACGGGCCTGGTCCTCGGAGCAGGGATCGTGGCGCCGCACGCGTCCGAGCTGATCGCGGAGGCGGCGCTGGCCATCGAGATGGGCGCCACCCTCGAGGACATCGCCGCCACCATCCATCCGCACCCCACGCTGTCGGAATCGCTCATGGAGGCGGCCGAGGTGGCGCTGGGGCGCGCGGTTCACGTGGCGGCGCCGAGGAAGGAGGGGGCGGCGCGGACACCGTGAGGAGGCGAGGGCGCCCGTGCGGCCGGTCGAAGCGAGAGCCGAGGACGCGATCCTGGGGATCGGGCCCTACGACGCAGACGAGGACCTCCTCTCCGCCGCATCCCGCACCCGCACCGGCCACGTCCGCGTCTCCCGGCCCCGGCGGACCATGGTCGTTCTGGGTCGCAGCGGGGATCCCCGCAGGGAGCTGCTGTTCGAGAACTGCCGGGAGGACGGCGTTCCGATCCTCCGGCGGCGCGGCGGCGGGGGCGCCGTGGTGCTCGATCCAGGAAACGTGCTCGTCGCCGTGGCCTGGCCGCTCCCCGGGCTCGCAGGCATCCGGAGCGCGTTCGACGCGATCACCGGCTGGATCATCGACGCGCTGGCTCGGATCGGCGTGCCCGGCGTGGAGCGGCGCGGAACATCCGACCTCGCGCTCGGGGAACGGAAGATCGGCGGCTCGTGCATCTATCGGCGGCGCGACCTTCTCTACTTCGCCGGGACGCTGCTGGTCGCACCCCGGGTGGAGCTGATGGAGCGCTACCTCGCCCACCCCCCGCGGGAACCCGCCTACCGGGCCGGGCGCCCGCACCGGGCGTTCGTGCTCGCGCTCGCCGAAGCCGGCCTGCCGGCGGATCCCGGACAGGTGCGCGACAGGCTCGCACGCCTCCTGACCCCGGGATCGCTGGCCGAGCGGCTCGCGCGGAGCGGGAGCGAGGAGGCCGAACCTTGAGTCCTCTCGACATCTTTTGGATCTTCTTCATGATCTCGGCCCTTCAGCCGGTCGTCAGGCAGCGGCTGCTGGAGGCTTCGCGGCAGCGGATGATCGCGCGGATCGAAAAGCAGCGCGGCTCGCGGCTGATCCTCATCGTCCACCGCCAGGAAACGATGAGCCTCCTCGGATTCCCGGTTTTTCGGTTCATCGACGTCAACGATTCCGAAGAGGTCATCCGCGCGATCCATATGACGGGTCCCGATGTTCCGCTGGACCTGGTGCTGCACACCCCCGGCGGACTCGTCCTCGCCGCCTTCCAGATCGCGCGCGCCGTCAAGCGGCACCGGGCCAAGGTCACCGTCTTCGTCCCCCACTACGCGATGTCGGGGGGCACGCTCATCGCCCTCGCCGCCGACGAGATCGTCATGGCCCCCAACGCGGTGCTCGGCCCGGTCGATCCGCAGTTGGGGCAGACGGCTGCCGCGTCGGTTCTCAGCGTGCTGAAGCAGAAGCCGGTCTCGGAGATCGAGGACCAGACGCTCATCCTCGCGGATCAGGCACGCAAGGCGATCGCCCAGGTCCGCGAGGGGGTGGAAGAGCTGCTCTCCGGCCGCATCCCCCCCGAGGACGCCCGGCAGCTTGCCGCGACGCTCTCCGAGGGGAAGTGGACGCACGACTACCCGATCACCTGCGAAGAAGCGAAGCGCCTCGGCCTGCCGGTCAACGACGAGATTCCGGACGAGTTTCTCACGCTCATGCGCCTGTTCCCCCAGCCCGTCCGTCGGCAGCCGACCGTGGAGTATCTGCCGATCCCGCGCCGGTCCGGGGAGAGCTGATGCGAGCCGGGGCGCCAGGCTCCCCGCCCGCCGCCCCGCGGCCGGTTACCGCACGGCGGCGCGGCGGTGTACGGTACGGGTGATGAACCGGTCGGAACAGGAGATCCAGCGGACCCGGGACCGCATCGAGGCGCTGCTGGCACGCTACCCGCTGCTGGCCGAGAAGATCAACCGTGCCTTTCTCCTCGCGCTGCACCGCAAAGGGGCGGTGTCGATCGACGACATCTATCAGCGCGCCCGGCGGCGCGCGAAGCGCGATGCCCCGGAAACCGCCCCCGCCGAATCCCCGGGCGAGAACGTCCCCCAGGCGAAGCGATGGGACGAGCTGGAGAAGCGCTTCATCCGCGAGATCACCCTGGAGGAGGCGGCGCGTCACATGACCGCCGAGGAGGTGGAGGATCTCGTCTATCTCGTCCACCGCCGGGAAGAAGCGCAGACGCTGGAAGAGATCGCCAACCTCTCCACCGTCTCGTTCCGGCTCCTCGCTGACAGGATCCGGGACTACTGCCGGCTGCCCGTCGGTCCGACCAAGGTTCCCCAGCGGGAGTCGCTCGCCGTCCGGGTCGCCTTGATCCGGCAGCTCATCTCCAGCCAGCTCGAGTTCATCGGGGTGGCGAAGCGCTATCTCCGGATCCGCGACTTCGCCGATCTCGTCGAGCGGATCATCGGAGACGATCGCGGCATCGGCAGCATCGGAGGCAAAGCCGCCGGGATGTTGCTCGCCCACCGCATCATCGAGGCGGCTCAGCGAGAGGATCCGCGGGCGCCGAAGATGCCGGTGGCCGTGCCCGACTCCTTTTTCCTCCGGTCCGACGTGATCGAGCGGTTTCTCGACATCAACGGTCTCGTCGAACTGCAGGCGCACAAGTACAAGTCCCTCGACGAGGTCCGGGACGAATACCCGCTGATCCTCGAGATGTTCAAGAACTCGGAGTTCCCCAAGCCCGAGACGGATCAGCTCCGGGAAGTTCTCCGGCGCGTCGGCTCCCATCCACTGATCGTGCGCTCTTCGAGTCTCCTCGAGGACCGCTTCGGAACCTCCTTCGCGGGGAAGTACCGCAGCGTCTTCGTCGCGAACCAGGGGACCCCCGAGGAGAATCTCGCCGAGTTGATCGGAGCGATCGTCGAGGTCTACGCGAGCATCCTTCATCCCGATCCGATCAGCTACCGCCAGCGGCACAACCTGCTCGACTTCGACGAGAACATGGCCGTGCTGATCCAGAAGGTCGTGGGGAGGAGATGTGGCCGCTATTTCCTGCCGGTCTGGGCCGGGGTCGCATTCTGCCGGAACGAGTACCGATGGACCCCGCGCATTCGGCGTGAGGACGGGCTCGCTCGGATCGTGTTCGGTTTGGGAACGCGCGCCGTCGACCGCGTCTCCTCCGATTACCCGCGGATGATGCCGTTGGGTATGCCGACGCTGCGCCCCGAAGCGGGCGACGAGGAGATCGTCCGCTACTCCCAGCGTCTGGTCGACGTCATCGACCTCGAGGAGAACCGGTTCGACACCCGGCCGGTACGCGAGGTGCTCGGGTGCCCGGAGGTGCGGGCTCTGCCCGGTCTGGACCAGGTCTTCTCGGTCATGCGCGAGGGCCACCTTCAGCGCCCGGCCGGCACGAGGTTGCACGCTCCGCCCGAGCAGCTCGTGGTCACCTTCGACAAGTTCGCCGCCTCGCCGTATCCGGGGTTTCTCCGCTGGATGCTCGGCACGATCGAGAAGGCCTACGGCTGCCCCGTGGACGTCGAGTTCGCCTATGACGGGCGGATGTTCCACATCCTTCAGTGCCGCCCGCAGGCGTGGCGCGAGGAGGATATCCGGATCACGATTCCGGAGAACGTTCCGGCGGAGCGCCGCATCTTCTCGTCGAGCCGCAACATCACCAACGGCTCGGTGCACAACATCCGGTACATCGTTCTCATCGATCCCAAGGACTACGACCGGATCGGAACGATGGAGCGCCGCCACAGGATCGTGCGGGTGGTGAACCGGCTGAACGAGCGCCTCGCCGGGGAGCGTTTCATCCTCATGGGACCCGGGCGCTGGGGCACGAACGACCCGCGGCTCGGCGTCCCCGTCGGCTACGCCGACATCAACAACACCAGGATGCTCATCGAGATCGCGCGACTGAGGGGAGGCCATCTGCCGGAGGTCTCGTTCGGAACGCACTTCTTCCAGGATCTCGTCGAGGCCGACATCCGGTACCTGGCGCTCTACCCGGACGACGAGGGGGAGCTGTTCAACGAGAGCTTCCTCCACGGCTCGCCCAATCGCCTCGCCGAGATCCTGCCCGACTACGCCGACTTCGCGGGCGTGGTCCGGGTCATCGACGTCTCCCGGGAATCGCCGGGCCTCCTGCTCCACGTCGACATGGACGGCG
This genomic stretch from Acidobacteriota bacterium harbors:
- the lpdA gene encoding dihydrolipoyl dehydrogenase → MVMGSLKQETELVVVGGGPGGYVAALRAADLGKEVLLVEEREAIGGVCLLEGCIPSKALIHVVEAARTAEDAGALGLRTEGASFDLDRLRAHVRKVVETLSRGTASLLRGRGVEVVRGRARFDGPRSLSLEHSDVAGIEFKEAIVATGSRPVVPPFGRDLGLWTSREALAVEEVPERLLVVGAGYIGLELGLVYAGLGAKVTVVEMLPQILTGMDPDLARVVARRCAKRFERILLDTRVENVERSGNRFRVAVKTSDGDETLECDRVLVAVGRRPNTDDLGLDKAGVKVRGDGFIEIDELCRTSAPHIMAIGDVTPGPMLAHRASRQGKVAAEVLAGEPAAFDNRAVPAVVFVEPEVAWVGLTESAAREAGREVVVGRFPLTALGRARTMGSTDGMAKILSEPGTGLVLGAGIVAPHASELIAEAALAIEMGATLEDIAATIHPHPTLSESLMEAAEVALGRAVHVAAPRKEGAARTP
- a CDS encoding pyruvate, phosphate dikinase, giving the protein MNRSEQEIQRTRDRIEALLARYPLLAEKINRAFLLALHRKGAVSIDDIYQRARRRAKRDAPETAPAESPGENVPQAKRWDELEKRFIREITLEEAARHMTAEEVEDLVYLVHRREEAQTLEEIANLSTVSFRLLADRIRDYCRLPVGPTKVPQRESLAVRVALIRQLISSQLEFIGVAKRYLRIRDFADLVERIIGDDRGIGSIGGKAAGMLLAHRIIEAAQREDPRAPKMPVAVPDSFFLRSDVIERFLDINGLVELQAHKYKSLDEVRDEYPLILEMFKNSEFPKPETDQLREVLRRVGSHPLIVRSSSLLEDRFGTSFAGKYRSVFVANQGTPEENLAELIGAIVEVYASILHPDPISYRQRHNLLDFDENMAVLIQKVVGRRCGRYFLPVWAGVAFCRNEYRWTPRIRREDGLARIVFGLGTRAVDRVSSDYPRMMPLGMPTLRPEAGDEEIVRYSQRLVDVIDLEENRFDTRPVREVLGCPEVRALPGLDQVFSVMREGHLQRPAGTRLHAPPEQLVVTFDKFAASPYPGFLRWMLGTIEKAYGCPVDVEFAYDGRMFHILQCRPQAWREEDIRITIPENVPAERRIFSSSRNITNGSVHNIRYIVLIDPKDYDRIGTMERRHRIVRVVNRLNERLAGERFILMGPGRWGTNDPRLGVPVGYADINNTRMLIEIARLRGGHLPEVSFGTHFFQDLVEADIRYLALYPDDEGELFNESFLHGSPNRLAEILPDYADFAGVVRVIDVSRESPGLLLHVDMDGEHQQALGYLGPPA